One Tolypothrix bouteillei VB521301 DNA window includes the following coding sequences:
- a CDS encoding CgeB family protein has protein sequence MKIIITGGTGGTNVGDALFKAALNSNLKPVFVNMQSAFEASKFIKSVNWHLRGRYPSRLQDFSKKIVQSCLEQEAEILITTGIAPISHQALSELSDRGIKKINFLTDDPWNRVLYSPWFLKALPYYDIVFSPRRANINNLRQVGCPHVQYLPFGFDEELFYSDTSITPEEKCQYDCDVIFVGGADSDRRPWINALIRTGVKVHLYGAYWERYPETKSSLRGYANPRTLRLATRTAKVALCLVRKSNRDGHVMRSFEIPAIGSCMLSEDTQEHRDIFGDDGEAVVYFKTIPEMLEKVQWLLNHDTERNCLARKAHLLITQGKHTYKERLKTMLSLE, from the coding sequence ATGAAAATTATCATAACTGGTGGAACAGGTGGTACAAATGTTGGTGATGCTTTGTTCAAAGCTGCACTTAATTCTAATCTGAAGCCCGTGTTTGTCAATATGCAATCAGCATTTGAGGCTTCAAAATTTATTAAGTCTGTAAATTGGCATTTACGGGGAAGATATCCATCTCGACTGCAAGATTTTAGTAAGAAAATTGTTCAAAGTTGTCTGGAGCAAGAAGCTGAGATTCTCATTACAACGGGGATTGCGCCAATATCTCACCAAGCGTTATCTGAACTTAGCGATCGCGGAATTAAGAAAATTAACTTTCTTACCGACGATCCTTGGAATCGAGTGCTGTACTCTCCTTGGTTTCTAAAAGCTCTGCCCTATTACGATATAGTTTTTTCTCCCCGTCGTGCTAATATCAACAATCTTCGACAAGTTGGATGTCCTCACGTCCAATATTTACCCTTTGGCTTTGATGAAGAGTTATTTTATTCTGACACTTCAATCACTCCAGAAGAAAAATGTCAGTATGATTGTGATGTTATTTTTGTCGGGGGTGCCGACAGCGATCGCAGACCCTGGATAAATGCACTCATTCGCACTGGTGTGAAAGTTCATCTCTACGGTGCATATTGGGAACGTTACCCAGAAACCAAATCAAGTTTGCGAGGATATGCAAATCCACGGACACTTAGGTTAGCTACTCGCACGGCTAAAGTAGCACTATGTTTGGTAAGAAAATCGAATCGTGATGGTCATGTCATGAGAAGCTTTGAAATTCCAGCCATTGGTAGTTGTATGTTGAGCGAAGATACTCAAGAACATCGAGATATTTTTGGAGACGATGGCGAAGCAGTTGTTTATTTTAAAACTATTCCAGAAATGCTAGAAAAAGTTCAGTGGTTGTTAAATCACGATACCGAACGCAATTGCCTTGCTCGAAAGGCTCATTTACTAATCACTCAAGGTAAACACACATACAAAGAGCGATTAAAAACTATGTTGTCTTTAGAATAA
- a CDS encoding class I SAM-dependent methyltransferase, translating into MIITNRKLEERILLNLGCGQTRPLGWINTDSSLNSLFQKYPIIQHLMIKIHKSIKYSTSNVIFMDLRYAWKFKDCSVDVVYASHVFEHLTLKTSQLFMNEAFRVLRPNGILRIVVPDLYQLAKNYVSRYEQGDEIASQEFLEFINLHKEGTYSKNRNIFVKILNFLQSYPHQHKYMYDALSIKHFMSANGFVDICESTYGESKYISEISQVEFTKEGVPSIYIESKKVRAL; encoded by the coding sequence ATGATAATAACTAATCGGAAATTAGAGGAGCGAATTCTCCTAAATTTAGGATGCGGTCAAACTCGTCCTCTAGGATGGATCAATACTGATTCCTCTCTCAATAGCTTATTTCAAAAGTATCCCATCATTCAACACCTGATGATAAAGATACATAAATCTATTAAATATAGTACGTCTAATGTTATATTTATGGATTTACGCTATGCATGGAAATTTAAGGATTGTAGCGTTGATGTTGTGTACGCATCTCATGTTTTTGAACATTTAACGTTAAAAACATCACAGTTATTTATGAATGAAGCTTTTAGGGTACTACGTCCTAATGGTATTTTAAGAATAGTTGTTCCTGACCTTTATCAACTAGCTAAAAATTATGTATCTCGCTATGAACAGGGTGATGAAATAGCAAGTCAAGAATTCTTAGAATTTATCAATTTACATAAAGAAGGAACATACTCTAAAAATCGGAATATTTTTGTTAAAATCTTGAATTTTTTACAAAGCTATCCACACCAGCATAAATATATGTATGATGCTCTATCTATTAAACATTTTATGAGTGCTAATGGCTTTGTTGATATATGTGAATCTACTTATGGAGAAAGCAAGTACATATCAGAAATTAGTCAAGTGGAGTTTACAAAAGAAGGAGTTCCATCTATTTATATAGAAAGCAAAAAAGTTAGGGCTTTATAA